TCCCGCGTGCTCCGGGCCGTGAAGAATCGCTTTGGCTCGACCAACGAGATCGGAGTCTTCGAGATGACCGACCGGGGGCTCGTCGAGGTGAAGAACCCCTCAGGGTTCTTTCTGTCCGAGCGGCCGCAGGGTGCCCCGGGCTCGGTGATCGTGTCCAGCCTGGAAGGCACGCGGCCGCTCCTCCTCGAGCTCCAGGCTCTGGTGAGCCCCGCCAGCTTCGGGACGCCGCGTCGCACCGTCCTCGGCGCGGACTACAACCGCGTCTGCCTCCTGCTGGCGGTGCTCGAGAAGCGCGCCGGCGTGCCCCTTCTGACTCAGGATGTCTTCATCAATGTGGCGGGCGGCGGCCGGGTGGTGGAGCCGGCGGCGGATCTGGGCGTAGTCATCGCCGCGGCCTCCAGCTATACGGACCGCGCGGTGCGGAGCGACCTCGTGATCGTGGGCGAGGTGGGCCTCACCGGCGAGGTTCGGGCCGTGACCGGGCTCCCCGAACGTCTCCGGGAGGCTGCGGCGCTCGGCTTCCAGGCCGCCCTCGTCCCCCAGAACAATCTTTCGGAGCACATCGAGTTTCCCCTGGAAGTCCAGGGGGTGGCATCCATCGATGAGACGATCCAAGCCGTGCTCGGCACATGAACGTCTTCTTTGCCGACGTTCCAATTGAGGGAGGCTATGACCATCATCATCACGCGAACCGCTTTGCTGGTCCTGACCACGATCGCCGCGGTCGTGGCTGGCCCGGCCTTTGGCGCCGTGGCGCCCTGGCCGCTGTTGGCCGTCGGGGGCCTTCTGGTCGGGGGGCTGGTGCTCCTCCTGGAGTGGGGGTTGGGGCGCCTGCCCATCGAACGCGTCCTGTGGGGAGGTGTGGGGGGCCTGGCCGGGGTGGCCGCGGGGCTTGCCCTGGAGGCCGCGATCACGGCGCTCGTCCCCGGCGCGGGGGCGGTCCGGGGGCTCCTGGCGTTGTTGCTGGGCTACGTGGGGGCCGCGGTGCTGCTCGGGAAGACCGACGAGCTCGAGGGGCTCTCGGCGAGGCTTTTCCCGAAGGTGGCCGCGCGCCGCGAAGTCTATAAGATCCTCGACACGTCCGTCATCATCGAGGGCCGGATCGCCGACATCTGCGAGACCGGCTTCCTCGAGGGAACCCTCATCGTTCCGCAGTTCGTCCTCCGTGAGCTCCAGCAGATCGCCGATTCCTCGGACAGCCTGAAGCGCGCCCGCGGCAAGCGCGGGTTCGACGTCCTGCAGCGGATCCAGCGAATCCCCAAGGTGAAGGTCCACATCCACGATCTGGATTTCCCGCACGTCCGCGAGGTGGACCGGAAGCTCATCGAGCTGGCCCGGGCGCTCGACGGGAAGGTCATCACGAACGACTACAACCTGAACAAGGTGGCGGAGCTCTCCGGCGTCTCGGTGCTGAACATCAACGAGCTGGCCAAAGCGGTGAAGCCCGTGGTGCTTCCCGGTGAGCTGATGCACGTCCACGTGCTGAAGGAGGGAAAGGAGTCGGGTCAGGGGGTCGCCTACCTCGACGACGGGACGATGGTCGTGGTGGACCACGGCAAGAAGTACCTGGGGCAGAGCGTGGACGTGCTGGTGACGAGTGTGCTGCAGACGACCGCGGGGCGGATGATCTTCAGTCGGCCGAAGGAAGAGGAGGTGCTCTCAGGAGGGCGCGGCTGATGATGCGGGCTCCGGCCGTCGCGGTGGGCCGGTGACGACAGTTGCGCTCGTTCCGGCGGCCGGGAGCGGGAGTCGCCTGGGTGGCCGCCGACCCAAACAGTTCCTCCGGCTTCGCGGGGTGCCTCTCCTGGTCCTGACCCTCCGGGGCCTCGCGGCTGCGCGCGAAGTGGAGGGAATCGTCGTCGCCGCCCCGCCGAGGGCGGTGGAGGCGACACGGGCCGTCGTCGCGCGCTACCGGATCCCTCGTATCGTCGACGTGGTGCCGGGGGGAACCGAGCGCCAGGAGTCGGTGTGGCTCGCGCTCCAGGCGGTTCCGCCGGGCGTCTCGCTGATCGTCGTTCACGATGCCGTGCGTCCGTTCATCACCCCGTCGCTGGTTCGGAGCGTGATCCGCGAGGCGCGGCGGCACGGCGCTGCCGTCTGCGGTCTGCCGGTGGTCGAGACCGTCAAGCGGGTGCGCGAGGCGCGCGTCGAGGCGACGGTGGAGCGGGAAGGCCTCTGGCTCGTCCAGACGCCCCAGGCCTTCCACCGCTCGCTCCTGTGGGAAGCGCATGAGAAGGCGCGCAGCGACGGGTTCACGGGCACCGACGACGCGGCCCTCGTCGAGCGCCTCGGCGTGCCGGTACGCATGGTGCCCGGGCTGCCGGAGAACCTCAAGATCACGACCGCTGCGGATCTCGCGCGCGCCAGACGCTTGGCCGCGGGCGGGGCGCGATGACCCGGATCGGGCTCGGGTTCGACCTCCATCCGATGACCCCGGAGCGGCCCCTCGTCCTCGGCGGCGTGACCGTGCCCTCGACGCACGGGCTCAGGGGGCACTCGGATGCCGACGTTCTCTCCCATGCGGTGGCCGAGGCGATGCTGGGGGCGCTCGCCCTCGGCGACCTTGGACGCCATTTCCCCGACAGCGACCCGCGCTACCGGGGGATTTCGAGCCTCGCACTGCTCCGGGAGGTGCTCGCGTTGCTCGCCGCCCGGGGTGCGCGCGTGGTCAACGTGGACGCGACGCTCCTGGCCCAGGCGCCGCGCCTGGCCCCCTGGCTCCCCGAGATGGCCAAGTGCCTGGCAGAGACGCTCGGCGTGGAGCCCGACCGGGTCAGCGTGAAGGCGAAGAGCCCCGAGGGGTTGGGGCTCGTCGGACGGGAGGAAGGGATCGCTGCCCTTGCGGTGGTGAACGTGGACGTTCCCGAGTGAGCGGAATCAGGATCTACAACACGTTGACCCGGCGGGAGGAGGAGTTCGTCTCCCTCCGTCCAGGCGAGGTCCGCATTTACTCCTGCGGCGTCACCGTCTACGACCTCTGCCACGTGGGCCACGCCCGCAGCGCGATGGTGTTCGACGTCATCTGCCGGTACCTTGCCTTCAAGGGTTACCGCGTGACCTTCGTCCGTAACTTCACCGATGTCGACGACAAGGTCATCCGCCGGGCACAGCAGGACAGCGTGCCGGCGGCCGAGATCTCCGAGCGCAACATCGCCGAGTTCCGGGCCGACATGCGCGCCCTCGGCGTGCTGCCGCCGCCCCCGGAGATCACGTACTACGATCCCAAGGCGACCGACTTCATCCCCGAGATGGTGGCGCTCATCGAGCGCCTCGTCACCAAGGGGTTCGCCTACGTCGTGGATGGCGACGTCTACTTCGAGATCGCCCGCTTCCCCCACTACGGGCGCCTCAGCGGCAAGAACCTGGACGAGCTCCTGGCCGGCGCCCGGGTCGAGGTGGACGAGCGCAAGCGGGACCCGCGGGACTTCGCGCTGTGGAAGGCGGCCAAGCCGGGCGAGCCGGCCTGGCGCAGCCCGTGGGGCGAGGGCCGGCCGGGCTGGCACATCGAGTGCTCGGTGATGTCGATGCACTTCCTCGGCGAGTCCTTCGACATCCACGGCGGGGGCACGGACCTCATCTTCCCGCACCACGAGTGCGAGATCGCCCAGTCGGAGGCGGCCACCGGCCGGCCCTTTGCGCGGTACTGGGTCCACAACGGCTTGGTGAACTTCGGCGCCGAGAAGATGTCCAAGTCGCTCGGCAACACTCTGACGATCAAGGAGTTCGTGAAGCGTCACGAGCCGGATGCGTTCCGCCTCTATCTCCTCGGCACGCATTATCGCGGCCCCATGGAGTTCGCCGAGGAGCGAGTGCGCGACGCGGCTCGAGCCCTCGAGCGCTTGTGGGGCCCGGTCAAGCAGGCGCGGAAGTATGCCGGGTCTCAGATGTTCGGCTCTCCCCGGGGAGAGCCGCCATCAGAATTTGTGACCTTCCGGCAGCGGTTCATTGCGGCGATGGACGACGATTTCAACACCCCGGAGGCGCTGGGCGTCCTCTTCGAGCTGGGTCACGCGCTCCACCGCGCCCGCGACCTGAGCATCCAGGACTTCGTGCGAGGTTCGCGAGAGCTCTCGTCTCTTGCTCAGGTCTTAGGTCTCACGGAGCCGAC
This DNA window, taken from Candidatus Rokuibacteriota bacterium, encodes the following:
- a CDS encoding 2-C-methyl-D-erythritol 2,4-cyclodiphosphate synthase → MTRIGLGFDLHPMTPERPLVLGGVTVPSTHGLRGHSDADVLSHAVAEAMLGALALGDLGRHFPDSDPRYRGISSLALLREVLALLAARGARVVNVDATLLAQAPRLAPWLPEMAKCLAETLGVEPDRVSVKAKSPEGLGLVGREEGIAALAVVNVDVPE
- a CDS encoding cysteine--tRNA ligase, producing MRIYNTLTRREEEFVSLRPGEVRIYSCGVTVYDLCHVGHARSAMVFDVICRYLAFKGYRVTFVRNFTDVDDKVIRRAQQDSVPAAEISERNIAEFRADMRALGVLPPPPEITYYDPKATDFIPEMVALIERLVTKGFAYVVDGDVYFEIARFPHYGRLSGKNLDELLAGARVEVDERKRDPRDFALWKAAKPGEPAWRSPWGEGRPGWHIECSVMSMHFLGESFDIHGGGTDLIFPHHECEIAQSEAATGRPFARYWVHNGLVNFGAEKMSKSLGNTLTIKEFVKRHEPDAFRLYLLGTHYRGPMEFAEERVRDAARALERLWGPVKQARKYAGSQMFGSPRGEPPSEFVTFRQRFIAAMDDDFNTPEALGVLFELGHALHRARDLSIQDFVRGSRELSSLAQVLGLTEPTSSIAGLPPELSKRIASLIRERAEARRRRDWKRADEIRIELQQLGVVVKDTPSGTEWEWKGR
- a CDS encoding 2-C-methyl-D-erythritol 4-phosphate cytidylyltransferase: MTTVALVPAAGSGSRLGGRRPKQFLRLRGVPLLVLTLRGLAAAREVEGIVVAAPPRAVEATRAVVARYRIPRIVDVVPGGTERQESVWLALQAVPPGVSLIVVHDAVRPFITPSLVRSVIREARRHGAAVCGLPVVETVKRVREARVEATVEREGLWLVQTPQAFHRSLLWEAHEKARSDGFTGTDDAALVERLGVPVRMVPGLPENLKITTAADLARARRLAAGGAR
- a CDS encoding TRAM domain-containing protein, giving the protein MTIIITRTALLVLTTIAAVVAGPAFGAVAPWPLLAVGGLLVGGLVLLLEWGLGRLPIERVLWGGVGGLAGVAAGLALEAAITALVPGAGAVRGLLALLLGYVGAAVLLGKTDELEGLSARLFPKVAARREVYKILDTSVIIEGRIADICETGFLEGTLIVPQFVLRELQQIADSSDSLKRARGKRGFDVLQRIQRIPKVKVHIHDLDFPHVREVDRKLIELARALDGKVITNDYNLNKVAELSGVSVLNINELAKAVKPVVLPGELMHVHVLKEGKESGQGVAYLDDGTMVVVDHGKKYLGQSVDVLVTSVLQTTAGRMIFSRPKEEEVLSGGRG